Proteins from a genomic interval of Molothrus ater isolate BHLD 08-10-18 breed brown headed cowbird chromosome 10, BPBGC_Mater_1.1, whole genome shotgun sequence:
- the TRPC1 gene encoding short transient receptor potential channel 1, which yields MAALYQSADPSASASPNKLLALKDVRQVKEETTLDEKLFLLACDKGDYYMVKKLLEENSSGEMNINCVDVLGRNAVTITIENENLDILQLLLDYGCQSSDALLVAIDSEVVGAVDILLNHRPKRSSRPTIVKLMERIQNPEYSTTMDVAPVILAAHRNNYEILTMLLKQDISLPKPHAVGCECTLCTAKNKKDSLRHSRFRLDIYRCLASPALIMLTEEDPILRAFELSADLKELSLVEVEFRNDYEELAQQCKTFAKDLLAQARNSRELEVILNHTSSDEHVDKRGLLEERMNLSRLKLAIKYNQKEFVAQSNCQQFLNTVWFGQMAGYRRKHTCKKILTVLMVGIFWPVLSLCYLLAPKSRVGRIIHTPFMKFIIHGASYFTFLLLLNLYSLVYNENKKNTMGPALERIDYLLIIWLIGMVWSDVKRLWYDGLEDFLEESRNQLSFVMNSLYLATFALKVVAHNKFHDYAERKDWDAFHPTLVAEGLFAFANVLSYLRLFFMYTTSSILGPLQISMGQMLQDFGKFLGMFLLVLFSFTIGLTQLYDKGFTVNEEKDCAGIFCEQQSNDTFHSFIGTCFALFWYIFSLAHVAIFVTRFSYGEELQSFVGAVIVGTYNVVVVIVLTKLLVAMLHKSFQLIANHEDKEWKFARAKLWLSYFDDKCTLPPPFNVIPSPKTICYLFNSLSKWICSHTSSGKVKRQNSLKEWRNLKQKRDENYQKVMCCLVHRYLTSMRQKMQSTDQATVENLNELRQDLSKFRNEMRDLLGFRTSKYAMFYPRN from the exons ATGGCCGCCCTGTACCAGAGCGCGGACCCGTCCGCCTCGGCCTCGCCCAACAAGCTGCTGGCGCTGAAGGATGTGCGGCAGGTGAAGGAGGAGACTACGCTGGACGAGAAGCTTTTCCTGCTGGCCTGCGACAAAG GTGACTATTACATGGTTAAGAAACTCTTAGAGGAAAACAGCTCAGGTGAAATGAACATAAATTGTGTGGATGTGCTTGGACGAAATGCTGTTACTATAACGATTGAAAACGAAAACTTGGACATACTACAGCTGCTTTTGGATTATGGCTGCCAG TCCTCGGATGCACTTTTGGTGGCTATTGACTCAGAAGTGGTGGGAGCTGTTGACATTCTACTTAATCACCGACCTAAACGATCCTCCAGGCCAACCATTGTG aaattaatGGAACGCATTCAGAACCCAGAGTACTCAACCACCATGGATGTGGCACCAGTAATTTTAGCTGCTCATCGTAACAACTATGAAATTCTCACTATGCTGTTGAAGCAAGATATATCATTACCCAAACCTCATGCTGTGGGCTGCGAGTGCACCCTGTGCACTGCCAAGAACAAAAAAGATAGTCTGCGACATTCCAG GTTTCGTCTTGACATTTATCGGTGTTTGGCCAGTCCTGCCTTAATAATGTTGACAGAGGAGGATCCAATCCTAAGAGCTTTTGAACTTAGTGCAGACTTGAAAGAATTAAGCCTTGTTGAGGTTGAGTTCAG AAATGATTATGAGGAGCTCGCTCAGCAGTGCAAAACCTTTGCTAAAGATTTACTTGCACAAGCCCGGAATTCCCGGGAGCTGGAAGTGATTCTGAATCACACCTCCAGTGATGAGCATGTAGACAAGCGAGGATTGTTGGAGGAGAGGATGAACTTAAGCCGCTTGAAACTTGCAATCAAGTATAATCAAAAAGAG tTTGTTGCCCAGTCCAACTGCCAGCAGTTTCTCAACACGGTGTGGTTTGGGCAGATGGCCGGCTATCGGCGCAAGCACACCTGCAAGAAGATCCTGACTGTTCTGATGGTTGGCATTTTCTGGCCAGTTCTGTCCCTCTGTTACTTGTTAGCTCCTAAATCTCGAGTAGGTCGAATAATTCACACTCCTTTTATGAAGTTTATTATTCATGGAGCTtcatatttcacatttctgttaTTACTTAATTTGTACTCGCTTGTCTACAATGAGAATAAGAAGAATACAATGGGACCAGCCCTTGAGAGAATAGACTATCTTCTGATAATATGGCTTATTG gaatggtGTGGTCAGATGTTAAGAGGCTCTGGTATGATGGTTTAGAAGATTTTTTAGAAGAGTCCCGCAATCAGCTTAGTTTTGTCATGAATTCCCTGTATTTGGCAACTTTTGCCCTCAAAGTCGTTGCCCATAACAAG TTTCATGATTATGCTGAAAGGAAGGACTGGGATGCATTCCATCCTACCCTAGTGGCAGAAGGGCTTTTTGCCTTTGCCAATGTTCTTAGTTACCTGCGTCTCTTCTTCATGTACACAACCAGCTCCATTCTGGGACCACTCCAG ATTTCAATGGGGCAGATGCTACAAGATTTTGGAAAATTTCTGGGCATGTTTCTTCTTGTCTTGTTCTCATTCACAATTGGATTGACCCAACTTTATGATAAAGGATTTACtgtaaatgaagaaaaggaCTGCGCGGGCATTTTCTGTGAACAGCAGAGCAACGACACATTCCATTC GTTTATTGGTACATGTTTTGCTCTCTTCTGGTACATATTCTCCCTGGCACATGTTGCAATCTTTGTGACACGTTTCAGCTACGGTGAAGAATTGCAGTCTTTTGTGGGTGCTGTTATTGTTGGGACCTACAACGTGGTGGTTGTGATAGTATTAACAAAACTCCTTGTGGCAATGCTTCACAAAAGTTTTCAGCTGATAGCA AATCATGAAGATAAGGAGTGGAAGTTTGCTCGTGCCAAGCTTTGGCTTAGCTACTTTGATGATAAATGCACGCTCCCCCCACCCTTTAATGTTATTCCCTCTCCCAAGACCATTTGTTACCTTTTCAACAGTCTCAGTAAATGGATCTGCTCTCATACATCAAGTGGCAAAGTGAAACGTCAGAACAGCCTCAAG GAATGGAGAAATCTGAAGCAGAAGAGAGATGAGAATTACCAAAAGGTGATGTGCTGCTTAGTCCACCGTTACTTGACTTCCATGAGACAGAAGATGCAGAGTACGGATCAGGCCACTGTGGAGAACCTCAATGAACTGCGGCAGGACTTGTCAAAATTCCGCAACGAAATGAGAGACCTGCTCGGCTTTCGAACGTCCAAATATGCTATGTTTTATCCAAGAAACTAA